From Acidimicrobiales bacterium, one genomic window encodes:
- the eno gene encoding phosphopyruvate hydratase has translation MSTIERVHGREVFDSRGNPTVEVEIELDSGAIGSAMVPSGASTGAFEAVELRDGGDRLAGKGVLTAVGFVNGELADAVIGLDAVDQRGVDAALIALDGTDNKGRVGANAILGISLATAKAAAAELEIPLWRHVGGANAHVLPVPMMNVLNGGEHADNSVDYQEFMFMPVGAASFSEAMRWGVEAYHVLKKVLHDRGLSTAVGDEGGFAPDLGSNEEGLQLLIEAIELAGLTPGTDIAIAMDVASTEFYADGIYTLASEGRKLSSDDIIAEYVSLCEKYPIVSIEDGMAEDDWDGWKTLTDELGGRCQLVGDDLFVTNTERLARGIASGTANSILVKVNQIGSLTETLDAVEMATRSSYTSVMSHRSGETEDNTIADLAVATNCGQIKTGAPARSDRVAKYNQLLRIEEQLGEAAAFRGRAALAGGTA, from the coding sequence GTGAGCACGATCGAACGAGTCCACGGCCGCGAGGTCTTCGATTCCCGAGGCAATCCCACCGTCGAAGTCGAGATCGAACTCGACTCCGGTGCGATCGGTTCGGCCATGGTCCCCAGTGGTGCGTCCACCGGTGCCTTCGAGGCCGTCGAGCTGCGAGACGGCGGCGACCGCTTGGCCGGCAAGGGCGTGCTGACCGCCGTGGGCTTCGTCAACGGGGAGTTGGCCGACGCCGTCATCGGTCTCGATGCCGTCGACCAACGGGGCGTCGACGCCGCGCTGATCGCGCTCGACGGCACCGACAACAAGGGGCGGGTCGGGGCCAACGCGATCCTCGGCATCTCGCTCGCCACCGCGAAGGCCGCCGCCGCCGAGCTCGAGATCCCGCTGTGGCGTCATGTCGGCGGGGCCAACGCCCACGTCCTGCCGGTGCCGATGATGAACGTCCTCAACGGCGGCGAACACGCCGACAACAGCGTCGATTACCAGGAGTTCATGTTCATGCCCGTCGGGGCCGCCTCGTTCTCCGAGGCGATGCGCTGGGGGGTCGAGGCCTACCACGTCCTCAAGAAGGTCCTGCACGATCGCGGCCTGTCCACCGCAGTGGGCGACGAGGGCGGCTTCGCGCCGGATCTCGGGTCCAACGAGGAAGGGCTCCAGCTCCTCATCGAGGCGATCGAGCTCGCGGGCCTGACGCCGGGAACCGACATCGCGATCGCGATGGACGTCGCCTCCACCGAGTTCTACGCCGACGGCATCTACACCCTCGCGTCGGAGGGGCGGAAGCTCAGCTCCGACGACATCATCGCCGAGTACGTGTCCCTCTGCGAGAAGTACCCGATCGTCTCGATCGAGGACGGTATGGCCGAGGACGATTGGGACGGTTGGAAGACGCTCACCGACGAGCTCGGCGGCCGGTGCCAACTGGTCGGCGACGATCTCTTCGTCACCAACACCGAGCGCCTGGCCCGGGGTATCGCGAGCGGTACCGCCAACTCGATCCTCGTGAAGGTCAACCAGATCGGTTCGCTCACCGAGACGCTCGACGCGGTCGAGATGGCCACCCGGAGCAGCTACACGTCGGTCATGTCGCACCGTTCCGGTGAGACCGAGGACAACACGATCGCCGATCTGGCCGTGGCCACGAACTGCGGACAGATCAAGACCGGCGCGCCGGCCCGCTCCGACCGTGTCGCCAAGTACAACCAGCTCCTGCGCATCGAGGAACAGCTGGGCGAGGCGGCAGCGTTCCGTGGCCGCGCCGCGCTCGCCGGCGGCACCGCGTGA
- a CDS encoding ATP-binding cassette domain-containing protein gives MTAKPVVAEGLVREFGALRAVDGIDLEVEAGEIFGFLGPNGAGKSTTVRMLVTLLRPTAGVARVAGFDVVKEPTAVRRSIGVALQDAAIDPLMTGNELLHLQAILHGLGGKIATQRCGELLERVGLTAAADRRVGTYSGGMRRRLDLALALIHRPIVLFLDEPTTGLDPTSRQAVWEEVRNLNNEGTTVFLTTQYLEEADQLAGRIAIIAAGRIVREGDPTTLKDQVGDPTLRVELADSIMTETAQRVLAGFGDPRPARAGRLAIGLRDGAAQLADVVRALDGQGVVVAHLELDSPSLDDVFADATGRRLEGAEADSP, from the coding sequence ATGACCGCGAAGCCAGTCGTTGCCGAGGGACTTGTTCGCGAGTTCGGCGCCCTTCGCGCCGTCGACGGGATCGACCTCGAGGTCGAGGCCGGTGAGATCTTCGGCTTTCTCGGACCGAACGGTGCGGGCAAGTCGACGACGGTGCGGATGCTCGTCACCTTGTTGAGGCCCACGGCGGGGGTTGCCCGAGTGGCGGGGTTCGACGTGGTGAAGGAGCCGACGGCCGTGCGTCGATCCATCGGGGTCGCGCTGCAGGACGCGGCGATCGATCCGCTGATGACCGGCAACGAGCTCTTGCACCTCCAGGCGATCCTCCACGGACTCGGCGGAAAGATCGCCACCCAGCGATGTGGTGAACTCCTCGAGCGGGTCGGTCTGACTGCTGCCGCCGACCGCCGTGTCGGCACCTACTCCGGCGGCATGCGTCGTCGACTCGATCTGGCCCTGGCGCTCATCCATCGACCCATCGTCTTGTTCCTCGACGAGCCCACGACCGGCCTCGATCCGACCAGCCGCCAGGCGGTGTGGGAGGAAGTCCGCAACCTCAACAACGAGGGGACGACGGTCTTCCTGACCACCCAGTATCTCGAAGAGGCCGATCAGCTGGCCGGCCGCATCGCCATCATCGCCGCCGGCCGCATCGTTCGCGAGGGCGACCCGACCACCCTCAAGGACCAGGTGGGCGACCCGACGCTGCGGGTCGAACTCGCCGACAGCATCATGACCGAGACGGCGCAGCGTGTGCTGGCCGGGTTCGGCGATCCCCGACCGGCCCGGGCCGGTCGCCTCGCCATCGGCCTACGCGACGGTGCCGCCCAGCTCGCCGACGTCGTGCGGGCGCTCGACGGGCAGGGGGTGGTCGTCGCTCACCTCGAGCTCGACTCTCCCAGCCTCGACGACGTCTTCGCCGATGCGACCGGTCGTCGTCTCGAAGGGGCCGAGGCCGACTCGCCATGA
- a CDS encoding ABC transporter permease, which yields MTTAILEPERPRFQVAAEQAWALTARATLATARNPANWLPGLIFPLVMAAVYAAQFADATSLPEFPEVDSFLQFILPSAILQGIAFNSANAGSDMATDIETGFFDRLISSPVARQSILIGRVGGAAASAGFQSIVLMGVFLLFGAPVKSGLAGAIALVIISVLLAVALAGFGLMVALRTGSPEATQAMFPLIFVAVFVSSAFFPTELMRGWYQQVAEVNPITLIINPTRQLVISGWSWGDFGQAVGITVLVAIVSLSLSYRAYLARLAST from the coding sequence ATGACCACTGCGATCCTCGAACCGGAGCGTCCTCGCTTCCAGGTCGCGGCCGAGCAGGCGTGGGCCCTCACCGCCAGGGCGACCCTCGCGACGGCACGCAACCCGGCCAACTGGCTGCCCGGCCTGATCTTTCCTCTGGTGATGGCGGCCGTCTACGCCGCCCAGTTCGCCGATGCGACGAGCCTTCCCGAGTTCCCCGAAGTCGACTCCTTCCTGCAGTTCATCCTTCCGAGCGCCATCCTCCAGGGCATCGCCTTCAACTCGGCCAATGCCGGCAGCGACATGGCCACCGACATCGAGACGGGCTTCTTCGATCGCCTGATCTCGAGCCCGGTCGCCCGGCAGTCGATCCTCATCGGGCGGGTCGGCGGTGCGGCGGCCTCGGCCGGCTTCCAGTCGATCGTGCTGATGGGCGTGTTCCTGCTGTTCGGGGCCCCGGTCAAGAGCGGTCTGGCCGGCGCGATCGCACTGGTGATCATCAGTGTGCTGCTCGCGGTGGCGCTCGCCGGCTTCGGGCTGATGGTCGCGCTGCGGACGGGAAGCCCCGAGGCGACGCAGGCGATGTTCCCCCTGATCTTCGTCGCCGTGTTCGTGTCATCCGCGTTCTTTCCCACGGAGCTGATGCGGGGCTGGTATCAGCAGGTCGCCGAGGTCAACCCGATCACCCTGATCATCAATCCCACCCGGCAACTCGTGATCAGCGGCTGGAGCTGGGGCGACTTCGGTCAGGCCGTCGGCATCACCGTGCTCGTCGCCATCGTGTCGCTGAGCCTGTCGTATCGGGCCTATCTCGCACGACTGGCGAGCACATGA
- a CDS encoding ABC transporter permease — translation MTAVEARRNDFVGTVPSIAVLAKRNLIRLMRMPSILVPMVVMPLFFVIAFTGSFDGISRVEGYPTPKIINWVAAFALLQGASFAGVGTAGAVANDLDNGFIDRLLVSPIRRSTILIAPLVYTAVRAVLPLTVVLVAALFKDADFPGGVLGILLVYVGGVGGALVLGCFGLAVVLRMGDIKAMALVQMVSFLLMFPSIGQVPLALLDGWMKSVARVNPVTNVMRMMRQGFLGEVTWADTWPGLLVVAVGLTVFFGWARFELERRNP, via the coding sequence ATGACCGCCGTCGAGGCGCGCCGCAACGACTTCGTCGGCACGGTGCCGTCGATCGCGGTGTTGGCCAAGCGCAACCTCATCCGCCTCATGCGGATGCCGTCGATCCTCGTGCCGATGGTGGTCATGCCGTTGTTCTTCGTGATCGCCTTCACCGGTAGCTTCGACGGGATTTCTCGGGTCGAGGGCTACCCCACGCCCAAGATCATCAACTGGGTCGCGGCGTTCGCTCTGCTGCAGGGCGCCTCGTTCGCCGGGGTCGGCACGGCCGGCGCCGTCGCCAACGATCTCGACAACGGCTTCATCGACCGGCTCCTGGTGAGCCCGATCCGGCGCAGCACGATCCTGATCGCACCGCTGGTCTACACGGCGGTGCGGGCGGTTCTCCCCCTCACCGTGGTGCTCGTGGCCGCACTGTTCAAGGACGCCGACTTCCCCGGTGGCGTGCTCGGGATTCTTCTCGTCTACGTGGGCGGGGTGGGCGGCGCCCTCGTGCTCGGCTGCTTCGGTCTCGCCGTCGTGCTCCGGATGGGCGACATCAAGGCCATGGCCCTCGTCCAGATGGTCTCGTTCCTCCTGATGTTCCCCTCGATCGGGCAGGTGCCGCTCGCCCTGCTCGATGGCTGGATGAAGTCGGTCGCCCGGGTCAACCCGGTCACCAACGTGATGCGGATGATGCGCCAGGGCTTCCTGGGCGAGGTCACCTGGGCCGACACCTGGCCGGGGCTGCTCGTGGTCGCCGTGGGTCTGACGGTCTTCTTCGGGTGGGCCCGCTTCGAGCTGGAGCGGCGCAACCCCTGA
- a CDS encoding Lrp/AsnC family transcriptional regulator, with amino-acid sequence MARYDVHDIDAIDRDILRELSHDGRVSFRELGDRVGLSAPAVTERVRRLEREGVISGYQAVIDPCAFGFPMLVVVRVHSAGPRAAGIDELARNMPEVVECHRVTGSESHVMRVRVRDVDHLNEVVEQFWEFGDTITNLVTTTPVPVRPVPMD; translated from the coding sequence ATGGCCCGATACGACGTGCACGACATCGACGCGATCGACCGCGACATCCTCCGCGAGCTCTCCCACGACGGCCGGGTCAGCTTTCGCGAACTCGGCGATCGCGTCGGCCTCTCGGCACCGGCCGTCACCGAACGGGTTCGCCGACTGGAACGAGAGGGCGTCATCTCCGGCTACCAGGCCGTCATCGACCCCTGCGCCTTCGGCTTCCCCATGCTCGTCGTCGTGCGGGTCCATTCCGCCGGCCCACGCGCCGCAGGGATCGACGAACTGGCCCGCAACATGCCCGAAGTGGTCGAGTGCCATCGGGTGACGGGCAGCGAGAGCCACGTGATGCGTGTGAGGGTGCGCGACGTCGACCATCTCAACGAGGTGGTCGAGCAGTTCTGGGAGTTCGGCGACACCATCACCAACCTCGTGACCACCACGCCGGTGCCGGTGCGGCCCGTCCCGATGGACTGA
- a CDS encoding XdhC family protein — MKELFADLDRWRDAGARVAIARVVDLEGSGPRLPGAAMAVTEHGEVTGSVSGGCVEGAVVVEALDVIATGERRMVTFGYSDDEAFAVGLTCGGTIHLFIEPLDW; from the coding sequence GTGAAAGAACTGTTCGCCGATCTCGACCGCTGGCGCGACGCCGGCGCCCGGGTGGCGATCGCCAGGGTCGTCGACCTCGAAGGGTCCGGCCCGAGGCTTCCCGGTGCCGCGATGGCGGTCACCGAGCACGGCGAGGTCACCGGTTCGGTGTCCGGTGGCTGTGTCGAGGGCGCGGTCGTGGTCGAGGCGCTCGACGTGATCGCCACCGGCGAGCGGCGCATGGTCACATTCGGCTACAGCGACGATGAAGCGTTCGCGGTCGGCTTGACCTGTGGCGGCACGATCCATCTCTTCATCGAGCCGCTCGACTGGTGA
- a CDS encoding XdhC/CoxI family protein, with translation MNQPSIYRSLRDAVRAEEPVALATIVEGPHTGAKLLVRPGGAVDGTLGNADIDRVVARDALGELAAGRSGIRHYGERGEAREGVVAVFIESFAAPPKMLIFGAVDFTAALARVAKVLGYRVTVCDAREVFATAARFPMADEVVVDWPDRLLAAVGDDLGPRDAVCVLTHDAKFDVPAVTAALATDVGYIGVMGSRRTHDDRTTRLRDAGVDQAGLDRLRSPIGLDIGARTPEETAISIVAEIIGRRTGRDARALSDADGPIHD, from the coding sequence GTGAACCAACCGTCGATCTACCGCTCGTTGCGCGACGCCGTCAGGGCCGAGGAACCGGTCGCTCTCGCCACGATCGTCGAGGGGCCGCACACCGGCGCGAAGCTGCTGGTGCGCCCCGGCGGTGCCGTCGACGGCACCCTCGGCAATGCCGACATCGATCGGGTCGTGGCCCGCGACGCGCTCGGCGAGCTGGCGGCGGGACGGTCGGGGATCCGCCACTACGGCGAGCGGGGTGAGGCCCGCGAGGGCGTGGTCGCGGTCTTCATCGAGAGCTTCGCGGCGCCGCCCAAGATGCTGATCTTCGGAGCCGTCGACTTCACTGCGGCGCTCGCCCGGGTCGCGAAGGTGCTCGGCTATCGGGTCACGGTCTGCGATGCCCGCGAGGTCTTCGCCACCGCGGCGCGGTTCCCGATGGCCGACGAGGTCGTCGTCGACTGGCCCGATCGGCTCCTGGCCGCCGTGGGCGACGATCTGGGGCCACGCGACGCGGTGTGCGTCCTCACCCACGACGCCAAGTTCGACGTGCCCGCGGTGACGGCGGCACTCGCCACCGACGTCGGCTACATCGGCGTGATGGGCAGCCGACGCACCCACGACGACCGGACGACCCGCCTCCGGGACGCGGGGGTCGACCAGGCCGGACTCGACCGGCTCCGATCGCCCATCGGGCTCGACATCGGCGCCCGCACGCCCGAGGAGACGGCGATCTCGATCGTCGCCGAGATCATCGGCCGGCGAACGGGGCGGGATGCTCGGGCCCTGTCCGACGCCGACGGCCCCATCCACGACTGA
- a CDS encoding hemolysin III family protein, which translates to MTTRVDPDALRPHLRGRSHEYAFVVALTLLPIMIVAAPGVLPRFVTALYATAIAALFGISALYHRVDWSPTGRLRMKRLDHSMIFIAIAGTYTPLAVFALSSDVAKVVLPLVWIGAIVGIVIRNIWHDAPKPLAAAPYVAVGWVAVFVMFDMWRSLGVAGFTLVAVGGLLYTVGAIVYAFRRPNPWPRTFGYHEVFHLLVIGGATLHYISVAFVALPKA; encoded by the coding sequence ATGACCACTCGTGTCGACCCCGATGCACTGCGCCCCCACCTGCGGGGCCGCTCGCACGAATACGCATTCGTCGTCGCCCTCACCCTGCTGCCGATCATGATCGTGGCAGCGCCCGGGGTGCTCCCCCGCTTCGTCACCGCCCTCTATGCCACCGCGATCGCCGCACTCTTCGGCATCAGCGCGCTCTACCACCGCGTCGACTGGTCGCCGACGGGCCGGTTGCGGATGAAGCGTCTCGACCACTCGATGATCTTCATCGCGATCGCCGGCACCTACACGCCGCTCGCCGTCTTCGCGTTGTCGTCCGACGTGGCGAAGGTCGTGCTGCCCCTCGTCTGGATCGGCGCGATCGTCGGCATCGTCATCCGCAACATCTGGCACGACGCGCCCAAGCCACTCGCAGCGGCCCCCTATGTCGCCGTCGGATGGGTCGCCGTCTTCGTGATGTTCGACATGTGGCGCTCGCTCGGCGTCGCCGGATTCACCCTCGTGGCCGTGGGCGGGCTGCTCTACACGGTGGGCGCGATCGTCTACGCCTTCCGCCGTCCCAACCCCTGGCCCCGCACCTTCGGGTACCACGAGGTGTTCCACCTCCTGGTGATCGGCGGCGCCACGCTGCACTACATCAGTGTCGCCTTCGTGGCGCTCCCCAAGGCGTAG
- a CDS encoding nucleotidyltransferase family protein, giving the protein MSTYVPPVTTTAAVILAAGAGSRFAGPDHKLLTVVRGKPIVRHAVDAARAAGFDEVIVVSGSVDLVPVMPDDVTILHNERWEDGQSTSLRAATMYADSRGHRTIVVGLGDQPGVPTECWQAVAAAGSDIAAADFGNGKRPPVKLTDAMWSSLPVSGDEGARALMRERPEMVESVPCEGNEADVDTLEDLRRWS; this is encoded by the coding sequence ATGTCGACCTATGTACCGCCCGTCACCACGACTGCGGCGGTGATCCTCGCCGCCGGCGCGGGCAGCCGCTTCGCCGGCCCCGACCACAAGCTGCTGACCGTCGTGCGAGGCAAGCCCATCGTGCGGCACGCGGTCGATGCGGCGCGGGCCGCCGGTTTCGACGAGGTCATCGTGGTGAGCGGGTCTGTCGACCTCGTGCCGGTGATGCCCGACGACGTCACGATCCTCCACAACGAACGCTGGGAGGACGGCCAATCCACCTCGTTGCGGGCCGCGACCATGTACGCCGATTCCCGCGGCCACCGCACGATCGTCGTCGGGCTCGGCGACCAGCCGGGCGTGCCGACCGAGTGCTGGCAGGCCGTCGCCGCCGCCGGCAGCGACATCGCCGCCGCCGACTTCGGCAACGGCAAGCGTCCGCCCGTGAAGCTGACCGACGCCATGTGGTCCTCGTTGCCGGTGTCGGGCGACGAAGGGGCGCGGGCGCTCATGCGCGAACGGCCCGAGATGGTCGAGTCGGTGCCGTGTGAGGGCAACGAAGCCGATGTCGACACGCTCGAGGACCTCCGCCGGTGGAGCTGA